In Periplaneta americana isolate PAMFEO1 chromosome 4, P.americana_PAMFEO1_priV1, whole genome shotgun sequence, one DNA window encodes the following:
- the LOC138698222 gene encoding putative nuclease HARBI1 isoform X1 produces the protein MAAILDNDLIEFLDFIEENENIERERQLPRRYVRDMENPLEYYNDDQFFKRYRFSKNTVTEAILPLVQFQEQRTQRGLPIPPILQILCALRFYATGDFQIVLGDLQKIHQTTMSRIIRRVSTEIARHLRQFVKFPSTEEDYNVNRNMFHAIAQFPGISGVIDCTHIPIQSPGGQFAELYRNRKGWMSLNVQLICGPRMEILDIVSRWPGSTHDSRIFMNSAICQKFVNGIVRGILLGDNGYPQLPYLFTPVLEHHLRTPAERRYNRAHRTTRNIIERLNGIWKQRFPCLRRRLLTKPVTTQAVIVACAILHNIGILRQDIFENVEEVPLDIVPVANANAAQNPRGHIVRQQFIQRHFM, from the exons ATGGCCGCGATATTGGACAACGATTTGATCGAGTTTCTCGACtttattgaagaaaatgaaaacattGAACGTGAAAGACAGCTGCCACGAAGATATGTAAGGGATATGGAAAATCCGCTTGAATATTACAACGATGACCAATTTTTTAAGCGGTACAGATTCTCAAAGAATACTGTTACTGAAGCTATTTTGCCGTTGGTGCAATTTCAAGAACAGAGGACACAACGAGGCCTTCCTATTCCTCCAATTCTGCAAATTCTATGTGCACTCAGATTTTATGCAACTGGAGATTTccaa ATTGTTCTTGGTGACCTACAAAAAATTCACCAGACCACAATGAGTCGTATTATCAGGCGGGTTTCCACCGAGATAGCGCGACATTTGAGGCAATTCGTGAAATTTCCATCTACTGAAGAAGACTATAATGTCAATAGGAATATGTTTCATGCTATTGCCCAGTTTCCAGGCATATCAG GTGTAATAGATTGTACCCATATCCCTATTCAAAGTCCTGGGGGTCAGTTTGCGGAATTGTACAGGAATAGGAAGGGTTGGATGTCCCTCAATGTCCAACTGATCTGCGGGCCTCGCATGGAGATCCTCGATATTGTTTCTCGATGGCCAGGCTCAACCCATGATAGCAGAATTTTTATGAACTCTGCTATCTGTCAGAAATTTGTTAATGGCATAGTTCGTGGAATTCTGCTTGGAGACAATGGGTACCCGCAGCTGCCGTACCTTTTCACTCCTGTGCTGGAGCACCATTTAAGAACGCCAGCAGAGCGAAG GTACAATAGAGCCCATAGGACAACGAGGAACATAATTGAAAGGCTGAATGGGATATGGAAGCAAAGGTTCCCATGCCTGAGGAGGAGGCTTCTCACAAAACCAGTGACAACACAGGCTGTTATTGTTGCTTGTGCGATTCTGCATAACATTGGCATTCTCAGACAGGATATCTTTGAGAATGTGGAAGAAGTTCCACTTGATATTGTACCTGTGGCCAATGCCAATGCTGCGCAGAATCCACGTGGACATATTGTTAGGCAACAGTTCATACAAagacatttcatgtaa
- the LOC138698222 gene encoding putative nuclease HARBI1 isoform X2, producing MSRIIRRVSTEIARHLRQFVKFPSTEEDYNVNRNMFHAIAQFPGISGVIDCTHIPIQSPGGQFAELYRNRKGWMSLNVQLICGPRMEILDIVSRWPGSTHDSRIFMNSAICQKFVNGIVRGILLGDNGYPQLPYLFTPVLEHHLRTPAERRYNRAHRTTRNIIERLNGIWKQRFPCLRRRLLTKPVTTQAVIVACAILHNIGILRQDIFENVEEVPLDIVPVANANAAQNPRGHIVRQQFIQRHFM from the exons ATGAGTCGTATTATCAGGCGGGTTTCCACCGAGATAGCGCGACATTTGAGGCAATTCGTGAAATTTCCATCTACTGAAGAAGACTATAATGTCAATAGGAATATGTTTCATGCTATTGCCCAGTTTCCAGGCATATCAG GTGTAATAGATTGTACCCATATCCCTATTCAAAGTCCTGGGGGTCAGTTTGCGGAATTGTACAGGAATAGGAAGGGTTGGATGTCCCTCAATGTCCAACTGATCTGCGGGCCTCGCATGGAGATCCTCGATATTGTTTCTCGATGGCCAGGCTCAACCCATGATAGCAGAATTTTTATGAACTCTGCTATCTGTCAGAAATTTGTTAATGGCATAGTTCGTGGAATTCTGCTTGGAGACAATGGGTACCCGCAGCTGCCGTACCTTTTCACTCCTGTGCTGGAGCACCATTTAAGAACGCCAGCAGAGCGAAG GTACAATAGAGCCCATAGGACAACGAGGAACATAATTGAAAGGCTGAATGGGATATGGAAGCAAAGGTTCCCATGCCTGAGGAGGAGGCTTCTCACAAAACCAGTGACAACACAGGCTGTTATTGTTGCTTGTGCGATTCTGCATAACATTGGCATTCTCAGACAGGATATCTTTGAGAATGTGGAAGAAGTTCCACTTGATATTGTACCTGTGGCCAATGCCAATGCTGCGCAGAATCCACGTGGACATATTGTTAGGCAACAGTTCATACAAagacatttcatgtaa
- the LOC138698223 gene encoding myb/SANT-like DNA-binding domain-containing protein 3 has product MEAAAHKLFSAEEKTLLINLIKCKRVIEDKRTDVISLSKKKAAWLEILQEFNSNEAVTKRSLSQLKKCWDNIKTKRKRELAQEMKERMKTGGGPPPPLTSPNPEVDLAVPHLGHHVGYLFDNDADVTETPSDALISRSAESVVLVDTVADIISLPYTQVSTDRPTGTPVSVSEIPAVSLRQDHSDVLTGSDTPVTIQEAIQNRPVASSPRPRSHSNPRRSVMEKELDARLRRHALQLEYDAKLQSLREKELQLLVDDALQKLENSRNEDERKKRAFEAEERRKEERHTLELALLKKKLAE; this is encoded by the exons ATGGAGGCGGCTGCGCACAAATTGTTTTCTGCGGAAGAAAAAACCTTGCTGATAAATTTAATCAAATGTAAAAGGGTAATAGAAGACAAGAGGACTGATGTAATCAGCCTCTCAAAAAAGAAGGCAGCTTGGCTGGAGATTTTACAGGAGTTTAACTCCAATGAAGCAGTGACGAAG CGATCTTTATCCCAGCTGAAGAAATGCTgggataatataaaaacaaaaaggaAGAGGGAGCTGGCACAGGAAATGAAGGAGAGGATGAAGACTGGTGGTGGCCCACCACCACCTTTAACTTCTCCTAATCCGGAGGTGGATTTAGCAGTACCCCACTTGGGTCATCATGTGGGGTACTTGTTTGACAATGATGCAGATGTCACAGAAACACCTTCAG ATGCATTGATATCCAGGTCTGCGGAGTCTGTTGTCTTGGTAGACACAGTAGCAGACATTATTAGCTTACCTTATACACAAG TTTCAACCGACAGACCGACCGGTACTCCAGTTTCTGTTTCAGAAATTCCGGCCGTTTCTTTGAGACAAG ATCATTCAGATGTGTTAACAGGCAGTGACACTCCTGTTACAATACAAGAAG CGATACAGAATCGGCCGGTAGCATCATCGCCAAGGCCGCGTTCACACTCCAATCCAAGGCGGAGTGTCATGGAGAAAGAGCTTGATGCAAGGCTTAGAAGACACGCCTTGCAATTGGAGTATGACGCGAAGCTGCAGTCCCTTCGCGAGAAGGAGCTGCAGCTCTTGGTCGATGATGCGCTACAGAAACTGGAGAACTCCAGGAATGAAGACGAGAGGAAGAAACGAGCCTTCGAggcagaagagagaagaaaagaagaacggCACACTTTGGAATTGGCTTTGTTGAAAAAGAAATTAGCCGAGTAG